From Mercenaria mercenaria strain notata chromosome 17, MADL_Memer_1, whole genome shotgun sequence, the proteins below share one genomic window:
- the LOC123535978 gene encoding uncharacterized protein LOC123535978, which produces MAVPGRKTSDLADSMLKGSGEDFDHKCDPCLTDDQHVEAHGFCVNCHEYLCRNCFKFHQRTKALKHHELLDKVSMAKKGVSTAVSTTEVFTERCMTHENEVIKFFCPTHEALGCTDCITMDHRACKIDYIPDKCADIGDSEEYRDIMKKLDRKVKEAEDVRNKAEVREKEIDAQYQSVLNDIAKFRKEINDRLDQLQTKITEVANKRKSQDKQIVKEAVDTCTNISSDVKKLQTSLQDSKSSNQNGQLYITIKRAKSKIKSDEIKMMEQSLEKVNVQYKYEKCRDLEKMLSKPDGFGKLSFTANIASPKKEESSKSLTFIDEINVKAKSDKTFFKCDVSGCAALSSNKIVLIDGTNNNKLKVVDTDSKAIVQEKVIDPPPSGIAALPHDQIAVTVQGTREILMMTTAHKIATVRRIKVKERCRDVTYCQDRLYVLCTDPNCILTVDMQGKVVDTIPLENEVFQGLAHIICSKNAELLYVSDSGSNSIVSVTLKGQITAIYQNTELCSPKGMVILDDGSLLVCCYINHTIHRISGDLHEGQKVQEDVKNTCSICYNREQQKLYITSINSNLLKVFILK; this is translated from the coding sequence ATGGCTGTACCGGGACGTAAAACTTCTGATTTAGCAGATTCAATGTTGAAAGGTTCAGGAGAGGATTTCGATCACAAATGTGATCCTTGCTTGACAGATGATCAACATGTTGAAGCTCATGGATTTTGTGTGAACTGTCATGAATATCTTTGCAGAAATTGCTTCAAGTTTCATCAGAGAACTAAAGCTCTAAAGCATCATGAGCTGTTGGACAAAGTTAGTATGGCGAAGAAGGGAGTGTCGACCGCTGTTTCAACTACTGAGGTTTTCACAGAAAGATGTATGACACATGAAAACGAAGTCATCAAGTTTTTCTGTCCTACACATGAGGCGCTTGGCTGTACTGACTGCATAACCATGGATCATAGAGCGTGTAAGATTGACTACATACCCGATAAATGTGCAGATATCGGGGACAGTGAAGAATACAGAGACATTATGAAGAAACTGGACCGAAAAGTAAAAGAGGCAGAGGATGTTAGGAATAAAGCAGAAGTCAGAGAGAAAGAGATAGATGCTCAGTATCAAAGTGTTCTGAATGATATAGCTAAATTtcgtaaagaaataaatgatcGTTTAGACCAACTTCAAACCAAAATTACTGAAGTCGCTAATAAAAGGAAATCCCAAGACAAACAGATAGTTAAGGAAGCCGTCGATACATGCACTAACATTTCATCTGATGTTAAGAAACTTCAGACCAGTCTGCAAGATAGCAAGTCGTCAAATCAAAATGGGCAACTATATATTACCATTAAGCGAGCGAAATCGAAGATTAAATCGGATGAAATTAAAATGATGGAGCAGTCTTTAGAGAAAGTTAATGTGCAatacaaatatgaaaaatgtagaGATCTAGAGAAGATGCTGTCTAAACCAGACGGATTTGGAAAACTGAGCTTTACAGCAAATATAGCTTCTCCAAAGAAAGAGGAGTCTTCAAAAAGTCTAACATTTATagatgaaataaatgtaaaagcaAAGTcggataaaacttttttcaaatgcgACGTGTCAGGATGTGCTGCTCTTAGCTCCAACAAAATTGTTCTGATTGATGGTACCAACAACAATAAACTTAAGGTTGTGGATACAGACAGTAAAGCTATTGTCCAAGAAAAAGTAATTGACCCTCCACCCTCAGGGATTGCTGCACTCCCTCATGACCAAATCGCAGTGACCGTGCAAGGTACCAGAGAAATTTTGATGATGACAACAGCTCATAAAATTGCAACTGTCCGCAGGATTAAAGTAAAGGAGCGGTGCCGAGATGTAACTTACTGCCAGGACCGTCTTTATGTCCTTTGCACAGATCCAAACTGTATTCTTACAGTAGATATGCAAGGTAAAGTTGTGGACACAATACCTTTGGAAAATGAGGTCTTTCAAGGATTGGCACATATTATATGCAGTAAGAACGCCGAATTACTGTACGTCAGTGACTCTGGCAGCAATAGTATTGTAAGTGTCACGTTAAAAGGGCAAATAACTGCAATCTACCAAAACACGGAATTGTGTAGTCCGAAGGGGATGGTGATTTTGGATGACGGGTCATTACTGGTTTGTTGCTATATAAACCATACTATCCATCGTATCTCGGGAGATTTACACGAAGGTCAAAAGGTACAAGAAGATGTTAAAAACACATGTTCCATCTGTTACAATCGTGAACAACAAAAATTGTATATAACCTCGATTAACAGTAACCTGTTGAAGGTATTTATTCTGAAATAA